One Dictyoglomus turgidum DSM 6724 DNA window includes the following coding sequences:
- a CDS encoding thymidine kinase, producing the protein MEIVSGASGWIEVICGGMYSGKSEELIRRVRRAQIAKQKVQVFKHSLDIRYDKDYVASHTGLKIEAIPVSSSADIERLVKDDTQVVAIEEGQFFDMGLVKVCQRLADRGKRVIVAGLDQDFRGEPFGPMPYLMAVAEYVDKLHAICMKCGNVASRTQRIIDGKPAYYDDPIILVGAFETYEARCRHCHVVLRREEDEK; encoded by the coding sequence ATGGAGATTGTTAGTGGAGCATCGGGATGGATAGAGGTAATATGTGGAGGAATGTACAGTGGCAAGAGTGAAGAATTGATAAGGAGAGTAAGAAGAGCTCAGATAGCTAAGCAGAAGGTTCAGGTTTTTAAACATAGTTTAGATATAAGATATGATAAAGATTATGTAGCTTCTCATACAGGACTAAAGATCGAGGCAATTCCTGTGAGTAGTAGCGCTGATATTGAGAGATTAGTAAAGGATGATACTCAAGTGGTGGCCATAGAAGAAGGACAGTTTTTTGATATGGGGCTTGTAAAGGTTTGTCAGAGACTTGCAGATAGAGGCAAGAGGGTTATTGTGGCTGGGCTTGATCAGGATTTTAGAGGGGAACCTTTTGGTCCAATGCCCTATTTAATGGCGGTAGCAGAGTATGTGGATAAGCTACATGCCATATGTATGAAGTGTGGAAATGTGGCAAGTAGAACTCAAAGAATAATAGATGGTAAACCAGCTTATTATGATGATCCTATAATACTTGTAGGGGCTTTTGAAACTTATGAGGCAAGGTGTAGACATTGCCATGTAGTATTAAGGAGAGAGGAAGATGAAAAATAA
- a CDS encoding DUF1385 domain-containing protein, protein MKNKKDLVGGQAVYEGVMMRKGIDIAVAVRDPDGQIVVKKERLQPYFKKWTQIPFLRGLMILMDSLFWGIKALNYSTQVAFKEDEKIDSNWEIGLALLLGFVFFVIIFIVLPLLVVKPIEKHISSQIIIRLLEGIVRLVIFVFYLFSITKIKEIYRVFQYHGAEHKTVFCYEAGEELTVENCRKYSRFHPRCGTSFLLVVMIVSIVIFAFLGQQTFLLRIISRILLIPVIFSLSYEIIRLGSQHTDSWFWKIVLTPGLWMQYFTTKEPDDSQLETAIVALKEVTKEDYASEVSH, encoded by the coding sequence ATGAAAAATAAGAAAGATTTAGTTGGTGGACAAGCGGTATATGAAGGGGTAATGATGAGGAAAGGAATAGATATAGCAGTTGCTGTGAGAGACCCTGATGGGCAAATTGTGGTCAAAAAGGAAAGGCTTCAGCCTTATTTTAAAAAGTGGACTCAAATTCCCTTTTTAAGAGGGTTAATGATATTGATGGATTCTCTTTTTTGGGGTATTAAGGCATTAAACTACTCAACACAGGTAGCCTTTAAAGAGGATGAAAAGATTGATAGTAATTGGGAGATTGGTTTAGCATTGCTTCTTGGATTTGTCTTTTTTGTAATTATTTTTATTGTTTTACCTTTATTAGTGGTGAAGCCCATCGAAAAACATATATCATCTCAAATAATTATAAGGCTTCTAGAAGGAATAGTCAGACTTGTCATTTTTGTGTTTTATTTGTTCAGTATAACGAAAATTAAAGAAATCTATAGAGTATTTCAATATCACGGTGCAGAACATAAGACTGTTTTCTGTTATGAGGCGGGAGAGGAGTTGACTGTTGAGAACTGTAGAAAATACTCTCGTTTTCATCCAAGATGTGGTACTTCTTTTTTGCTTGTGGTAATGATTGTAAGTATAGTTATTTTCGCCTTTTTAGGACAGCAAACTTTTTTACTTCGAATTATTTCCCGAATACTATTGATTCCTGTAATTTTTAGCCTATCTTATGAGATAATAAGATTAGGTTCTCAACATACCGATTCATGGTTTTGGAAAATAGTTCTTACTCCCGGATTATGGATGCAGTATTTTACTACGAAAGAGCCTGATGATTCTCAACTTGAGACAGCTATTGTTGCCTTAAAGGAGGTGACAAAGGAGGACTATGCTTCAGAAGTTAGTCATTGA
- the prfA gene encoding peptide chain release factor 1 encodes MLQKLVIDKLEEIEKRFEEIEGLLAKEDVISDFNKYQSLLKERAKIEEIVDKFREYKRLLKEKEDLEEMVKEEQDEDLRSLAETELEDIQEKLEKVEFELKALLLPKDPNDEKNIIMEIRAGTGGEEAALFAADLFRMYLGYAQKKGWKVEIVSSNPTGLGGFKEIIFIVEGKGAYSRLKFESGVHRVQRVPITESSGRIHTSTATVAVLPEMEEIEVEIDPKDLRIETFRSGGAGGQHVNKTESGVRITHIPSGIVVQCQDERSQHQNREKAMKVLRARLYEYYQREKENEIASQRRQQVGTGERSEKIRTYNFPQRRVTDHRINYSSFQLEEVLSGELDEFIDRLILAEKEEQIKKLFEEVGATS; translated from the coding sequence ATGCTTCAGAAGTTAGTCATTGATAAATTGGAAGAGATAGAAAAAAGATTTGAAGAGATAGAAGGTCTTCTTGCTAAAGAGGATGTTATCTCTGATTTTAATAAATATCAATCTTTATTAAAGGAAAGAGCAAAGATAGAAGAGATTGTTGACAAATTTAGAGAATATAAGAGGTTACTAAAGGAAAAAGAAGATCTTGAGGAAATGGTTAAAGAGGAACAAGATGAAGATTTGCGTTCTCTTGCAGAGACAGAATTAGAAGATATTCAGGAAAAACTTGAAAAAGTTGAATTTGAGTTGAAAGCCCTTCTTTTACCTAAGGATCCTAACGACGAGAAAAACATCATTATGGAAATAAGAGCAGGAACCGGAGGAGAGGAGGCTGCATTATTTGCTGCTGATCTTTTTAGAATGTATTTGGGATATGCTCAAAAGAAGGGTTGGAAAGTTGAAATTGTAAGCTCTAATCCTACAGGACTGGGTGGTTTTAAAGAAATAATATTTATAGTAGAAGGAAAAGGAGCATATAGTAGATTAAAATTTGAGAGTGGAGTACATAGGGTTCAAAGAGTACCAATAACGGAGTCAAGCGGGAGAATTCATACCTCTACTGCTACAGTAGCTGTACTTCCTGAAATGGAAGAGATAGAGGTTGAGATTGATCCCAAAGATCTGAGGATAGAAACCTTTAGATCTGGTGGGGCTGGTGGTCAGCACGTTAATAAGACTGAGTCAGGTGTAAGAATTACCCATATTCCTTCGGGTATTGTAGTTCAATGTCAAGATGAGAGATCACAGCATCAAAATAGGGAGAAGGCAATGAAGGTTTTGAGGGCAAGACTTTATGAATATTATCAAAGGGAAAAAGAAAATGAGATAGCTTCTCAGAGAAGACAGCAGGTTGGAACAGGGGAGAGAAGTGAAAAAATTAGAACTTATAATTTTCCACAAAGAAGAGTTACAGATCATAGAATAAATTACTCCTCTTTCCAGTTAGAAGAAGTTTTATCAGGAGAATTAGATGAGTTTATTGATAGGTTGATTCTTGCTGAGAAAGAAGAGCAAATTAAGAAACTCTTTGAAGAAGTTGGCGCAACCTCTTAG
- the prmC gene encoding peptide chain release factor N(5)-glutamine methyltransferase, which translates to MKKLAQPLREVLVWLNNKIKEINPESAWLEAELLVAFVLNKDRAFIYTIDFLTDEEVEKLKKLLDLRKKGIPLNYIIEKKQFYDIELFVERGVLIPRSETEILIEVAKDTILKEGYKKIVEIGVGSGNISITLAKEFKDIKIYACDISPEAIKVARFNAKKHKVSDKIEFFFGFLLYPMVHRNVDFELIISNPPYIASWEFPFLQKEVKKEPWKALYGGWDGCEFYRKLFTLLKKRGKNFTAILEISPYIYHKVLNILKNFFDSVIIESFRDYLGHERVIKVIWH; encoded by the coding sequence TTGAAGAAGTTGGCGCAACCTCTTAGAGAAGTTCTTGTATGGTTGAATAATAAGATTAAAGAAATTAATCCTGAATCAGCATGGTTAGAAGCTGAGTTATTAGTAGCTTTTGTATTAAATAAGGATAGAGCCTTTATATATACTATTGATTTTTTAACTGACGAAGAAGTAGAAAAGCTTAAGAAGCTTTTAGATTTAAGAAAGAAGGGAATTCCTTTAAATTATATAATTGAAAAGAAACAGTTTTATGACATTGAACTTTTTGTTGAAAGAGGAGTCCTTATTCCAAGAAGTGAAACGGAGATACTAATTGAGGTGGCAAAGGATACTATTTTAAAAGAAGGATATAAGAAGATAGTAGAGATAGGAGTTGGTAGTGGAAATATTTCTATAACCCTTGCTAAGGAGTTTAAGGATATTAAAATATACGCTTGTGATATTTCTCCAGAAGCAATAAAAGTGGCAAGATTTAATGCTAAAAAGCATAAAGTCTCAGATAAAATTGAATTCTTTTTTGGTTTCCTTCTTTATCCAATGGTTCATAGAAACGTTGATTTTGAACTCATAATTAGTAATCCTCCTTATATAGCCTCTTGGGAATTTCCTTTTTTACAAAAAGAGGTCAAGAAAGAACCCTGGAAGGCTCTTTATGGAGGCTGGGACGGATGTGAGTTTTATAGGAAACTTTTTACTCTTTTGAAAAAAAGAGGTAAAAACTTTACTGCTATTTTAGAGATATCTCCTTATATATATCATAAAGTTTTAAACATTCTCAAAAATTTTTTTGATAGTGTAATAATAGAATCTTTTAGAGATTACTTAGGACATGAGAGGGTTATAAAAGTTATATGGCATTAA
- a CDS encoding L-threonylcarbamoyladenylate synthase, translating into MALIYKVDKENPDIEVLKKAAQVLEKGGLVAFPTETVYGLGADALNPEAVKKIFIAKGRPPDNPIIVHVGKKEQVYSLTENVPSIAEKLMEEFWPGPLTLIFYKSNLVDDVVTAGSPKVGIRQPMNKVALKLLEVFGKPIAAPSANVSGRPSPTKAEHVIEDLEDKIDIIIDGGDVNFGVESTVLDITTDTPIIYRPGACPKEEIERVIGKKVMVWNKEKSKEDVPSPGLKYRHYAPKVPLYIVEEFNEIWQNKINDWLKEGKKVGVLVSKENENLYSDKIKKYVIGSRKNLTEIALNLFFYLRKLEKEVDIIISESFPEEGLGLAVMDRLRRAAGEK; encoded by the coding sequence ATGGCATTAATATATAAGGTGGATAAAGAAAATCCAGATATAGAGGTGTTAAAAAAAGCTGCTCAGGTACTTGAGAAAGGAGGACTTGTAGCTTTTCCTACAGAAACAGTTTATGGACTTGGAGCAGACGCTCTGAATCCAGAGGCGGTTAAGAAAATTTTTATAGCAAAAGGAAGACCTCCAGATAATCCTATTATTGTTCATGTGGGTAAAAAGGAGCAAGTTTATAGTCTTACTGAGAATGTTCCTTCTATAGCGGAGAAGCTTATGGAGGAATTTTGGCCTGGTCCTTTAACACTCATATTTTATAAATCTAATCTTGTAGATGATGTTGTTACTGCTGGAAGCCCTAAGGTTGGTATAAGACAACCTATGAATAAAGTAGCTCTTAAGCTTCTTGAAGTTTTTGGTAAACCTATTGCAGCTCCTTCAGCTAATGTTTCTGGAAGACCAAGCCCTACAAAAGCTGAACATGTCATTGAGGATTTAGAGGATAAAATTGACATAATTATTGATGGGGGTGATGTGAATTTTGGAGTTGAGTCTACTGTACTCGACATAACTACTGATACTCCTATTATTTACAGGCCAGGAGCATGTCCCAAAGAAGAAATTGAAAGAGTAATTGGTAAAAAAGTGATGGTTTGGAATAAAGAGAAATCAAAAGAAGATGTTCCATCTCCTGGTTTGAAGTATAGACATTATGCTCCAAAAGTTCCCTTGTATATTGTTGAAGAGTTTAATGAAATATGGCAAAATAAAATAAATGACTGGTTAAAGGAAGGGAAAAAAGTGGGTGTTTTGGTCTCTAAGGAGAACGAAAACCTTTATTCTGATAAGATCAAGAAATATGTTATAGGAAGTAGAAAAAATTTGACAGAGATTGCTTTAAATTTATTTTTTTATTTACGTAAATTAGAGAAAGAAGTAGATATAATAATTTCTGAGTCTTTTCCTGAAGAAGGACTTGGACTTGCAGTAATGGATAGATTAAGAAGAGCTGCAGGGGAAAAATAG
- a CDS encoding low molecular weight protein arginine phosphatase → MKIVFVCTGNTCRSPMAEYLFKDIMEKMNVYNIEVTSAGIFAFEGREPSQFSVKVMLEKGIDISSHRSKRLTIDLVKEASIVYTMTKDQLFILKEMYPNFKNKILTLGEEDIEDPFGLDIEKYREVRDKIEKEIIKIIENLKERVEI, encoded by the coding sequence ATGAAGATTGTATTTGTATGTACTGGAAATACCTGTAGAAGTCCTATGGCAGAATATCTATTTAAAGATATAATGGAAAAAATGAATGTTTACAATATAGAAGTAACCTCTGCAGGTATTTTTGCTTTTGAAGGTAGAGAGCCTTCTCAGTTTTCGGTAAAGGTGATGTTGGAGAAAGGCATAGATATTTCTTCTCACAGATCTAAAAGATTAACTATTGACTTGGTTAAAGAAGCATCGATAGTCTACACCATGACTAAGGATCAGTTATTTATTTTGAAAGAGATGTATCCTAATTTTAAAAATAAAATCTTGACTCTTGGGGAAGAGGATATTGAGGATCCTTTTGGCTTAGATATTGAAAAATATAGAGAGGTTCGTGATAAGATAGAAAAAGAAATAATAAAAATTATTGAAAATTTAAAAGAGAGGGTAGAGATATGA
- the rpiB gene encoding ribose 5-phosphate isomerase B, with protein sequence MKIAIGADHAGYMLKEELKRWLEEWNISYHDFGTYSPERVDYPDYGIIVARAVAKGGFEKGILICGTGIGMSIVANKVKGIRAALCRDPYEAKLSREHNDANILTLGGRILGFDLAKEIVRVWLNTEFTGGRHKVRIDKISMIEEDEL encoded by the coding sequence ATGAAGATTGCTATAGGAGCAGATCATGCAGGCTATATGTTAAAAGAGGAGTTAAAACGTTGGCTTGAGGAGTGGAATATATCTTACCATGATTTTGGAACTTATTCTCCTGAAAGGGTAGATTATCCAGATTATGGAATCATTGTTGCGAGAGCAGTAGCAAAAGGTGGTTTTGAAAAGGGGATTTTGATTTGTGGGACAGGAATAGGTATGAGTATTGTGGCAAACAAAGTGAAAGGAATAAGAGCTGCATTATGTAGAGATCCTTATGAGGCAAAATTAAGTAGAGAGCATAATGATGCCAATATACTAACTTTAGGAGGTAGAATTCTTGGTTTTGACTTGGCAAAGGAGATAGTAAGAGTATGGTTAAATACTGAGTTTACTGGAGGCAGACATAAGGTAAGGATAGATAAAATCTCAATGATTGAGGAGGATGAGCTGTGA
- the glyA gene encoding serine hydroxymethyltransferase yields the protein MRYLPEVDPEIYEAIKSEEYREEYHLELIASENFVSRAVLEAQGSVLTNKYAEGYPGKRYYGGCLYVDKVEDIARERVKAIYGAEHANVQPHSGSQANMAVYFVVLNPGDRVLGMNLAHGGHLTHGSPVNFSGKLYNFYFYGVDKNTEMINYDSVWNLAKELKPKLIVAGASAYPRIIDFEKFAQIAEDVGAYFMVDMAHIAGLVAAGLHPSPVPYAHFVTSTTHKTLRGPRGGFILCKKEFAKEIDKAVFPGIQGGPLMHVIAAKAVAFKEAMSPEFKEYQKQIVLNAKAMAEELIKLGYRLVSGGTDNHLMLVDLRDKGITGKEAEKALEEAGITVNKNAIPFDPQPPTITSGIRIGTPALTTRGMKEDEMRYIARLIHEVLSNFKDERVKEKVKKEVEELCKQFPIYRKEN from the coding sequence GTGAGGTATTTACCAGAGGTTGATCCTGAAATTTATGAGGCTATTAAAAGCGAGGAGTACAGGGAAGAGTATCATTTAGAACTTATTGCTTCTGAAAATTTTGTGAGTAGGGCGGTCTTAGAGGCTCAGGGTTCGGTTTTGACTAATAAATATGCTGAGGGATACCCTGGAAAAAGGTATTATGGTGGATGTCTCTATGTGGATAAAGTAGAAGATATAGCAAGAGAGAGGGTAAAAGCTATATATGGAGCTGAACATGCTAATGTCCAACCTCACTCTGGTAGTCAAGCTAATATGGCTGTTTATTTTGTAGTTCTCAATCCTGGGGATAGAGTCTTAGGAATGAATTTAGCTCATGGAGGGCACTTAACTCATGGAAGTCCTGTTAATTTTTCTGGAAAGTTATATAATTTTTATTTCTATGGAGTAGATAAAAATACAGAAATGATAAATTACGATTCGGTTTGGAATTTAGCTAAAGAACTGAAACCTAAGTTGATAGTAGCTGGTGCAAGTGCTTATCCTAGGATTATAGATTTTGAAAAATTTGCTCAAATAGCAGAAGATGTGGGAGCATATTTCATGGTAGATATGGCTCATATAGCTGGACTTGTTGCTGCAGGACTACATCCTTCTCCTGTTCCATACGCACATTTCGTTACAAGCACCACTCATAAAACCTTGAGGGGTCCAAGAGGTGGATTTATTCTGTGTAAAAAGGAATTTGCTAAGGAAATTGATAAGGCTGTATTTCCGGGTATTCAAGGTGGACCTTTGATGCATGTAATAGCTGCTAAGGCTGTGGCTTTTAAAGAGGCAATGAGTCCTGAATTTAAGGAATATCAAAAGCAGATAGTTTTAAATGCGAAGGCTATGGCGGAGGAACTTATAAAACTTGGATATAGGCTTGTTAGTGGAGGAACAGATAATCATTTAATGTTAGTGGACCTTAGAGATAAGGGAATAACTGGAAAAGAAGCAGAAAAGGCTCTTGAGGAGGCAGGTATTACGGTAAATAAAAATGCTATTCCTTTTGATCCTCAACCTCCTACAATAACCAGTGGGATTAGAATAGGAACTCCTGCTTTAACTACTCGGGGTATGAAGGAAGACGAGATGAGGTATATAGCGAGATTGATTCATGAGGTTCTCTCTAACTTTAAGGATGAGAGGGTGAAAGAGAAGGTTAAAAAAGAGGTAGAAGAACTTTGTAAGCAATTTCCAATTTATAGAAAGGAGAATTAA
- the upp gene encoding uracil phosphoribosyltransferase, with the protein MVIVVDHPLVQHKLTKLRDKSTEPKEFRELLSEISSLMLYEVTRNLPTKEVEVETPLGIAKGKVLNNKDLAIVPILRAGLVMAEGMLRILPSAKVGHIGLYRDPNTLKPVQYYTKLPEDIDKREVVVVDPMLATGGSAIAAISILKTKGVKNIKFVCIISAPEGIEALKNSHPDVDIYTAAIDEKLNDHGYIIPGLGDAGDRLFGTK; encoded by the coding sequence ATGGTTATAGTGGTAGATCATCCATTAGTACAACACAAATTAACAAAACTAAGAGATAAAAGTACAGAACCTAAGGAATTCAGAGAACTTCTTTCTGAGATCTCAAGCCTTATGTTATATGAGGTTACAAGAAATTTACCCACAAAAGAGGTGGAAGTTGAAACTCCATTAGGTATAGCAAAAGGTAAAGTTCTTAATAATAAGGATTTGGCTATAGTTCCAATTTTAAGGGCTGGTCTTGTCATGGCCGAAGGTATGTTGCGGATTCTTCCCTCGGCAAAAGTAGGTCATATTGGTCTCTATAGAGATCCTAATACTCTTAAACCTGTTCAATACTATACAAAACTTCCAGAGGATATAGATAAAAGAGAAGTTGTAGTCGTAGATCCCATGCTTGCAACGGGTGGTTCTGCCATTGCAGCTATTTCAATTTTAAAGACAAAGGGAGTTAAAAACATTAAGTTTGTTTGTATTATAAGTGCTCCTGAGGGGATAGAGGCTTTGAAAAATAGTCATCCTGATGTGGATATATATACTGCTGCTATAGATGAAAAATTAAATGATCATGGATATATAATACCGGGGTTAGGCGATGCAGGAGATAGACTTTTTGGCACAAAATAA
- the murA gene encoding UDP-N-acetylglucosamine 1-carboxyvinyltransferase produces MVGDLHVRKDKFVIEGGHKLRGELEIWGSKNASLPIMAASVLNSGDLILDNVPPVKDNITMAEILKVLGMEVEFLEGDKVHIKGEPKGYRAPYELVSKMRASFELMGPLLARFGEAEIPYPGGCRIGLRPVDLHIKGFESLGAEVTVEKGYVCARAKKGLKGTKIHLDKPSVGATRNIMMAAIMAEGETVIENAACEPEVVDLGNFLKMMGAEIEGLGTSTIYIKGKKDLKPVDYYKVIPDRIAAGTFIIAGVMLGKDLIIKNVEPEHLQSLFIKLKEAGVESFQIKDKEVRIKAAKNWKGIEVTTMPYPGFPTDLQPQMMVFLSLAQGSSLIVETVFENRFLHVGELLRLGAKISIDGRTALIQGVEKLKGAPVEVTDLRAGAALVLAGLVAEGTTEVLDVGEHIDRGYVALEDKLSNLGAKIKRVYYEEAN; encoded by the coding sequence ATGGTAGGTGATTTACATGTGAGAAAAGATAAGTTTGTTATTGAAGGAGGACATAAACTTAGAGGAGAGTTAGAGATATGGGGAAGTAAAAATGCTTCTCTTCCTATAATGGCTGCTTCTGTACTGAATTCGGGAGATCTAATCTTGGATAATGTTCCTCCAGTTAAAGATAACATTACTATGGCAGAGATTTTAAAGGTTTTAGGTATGGAAGTAGAGTTCTTAGAGGGTGATAAAGTACATATAAAAGGAGAACCTAAGGGATATAGAGCTCCCTATGAGCTAGTCTCTAAAATGAGGGCATCTTTTGAATTGATGGGACCTCTGCTTGCTCGTTTTGGCGAGGCTGAGATTCCTTATCCTGGTGGATGTAGAATAGGTTTAAGGCCTGTAGATCTACATATTAAGGGTTTTGAGAGTTTGGGTGCGGAAGTTACTGTGGAAAAGGGATATGTGTGTGCAAGAGCTAAAAAGGGTTTAAAAGGCACAAAAATTCATTTAGACAAGCCCAGTGTAGGTGCTACAAGAAATATAATGATGGCTGCAATTATGGCGGAAGGTGAGACGGTTATCGAGAATGCTGCCTGTGAACCTGAGGTTGTGGATTTGGGAAATTTTTTGAAGATGATGGGAGCAGAAATTGAGGGTTTAGGCACATCTACTATTTATATAAAGGGAAAGAAAGATTTAAAACCTGTAGATTACTATAAAGTTATACCCGATAGAATTGCTGCGGGAACCTTTATTATTGCTGGTGTAATGTTAGGAAAAGATTTGATTATAAAAAATGTCGAACCGGAGCATCTACAAAGCTTATTTATAAAATTAAAAGAAGCAGGAGTGGAAAGTTTTCAAATCAAGGATAAGGAAGTAAGAATTAAAGCAGCAAAGAATTGGAAAGGTATAGAGGTGACTACTATGCCATATCCCGGCTTTCCTACTGATTTGCAACCTCAAATGATGGTATTTTTAAGTCTTGCTCAAGGAAGTAGTTTAATTGTAGAGACAGTGTTTGAGAATAGATTTCTTCATGTAGGAGAATTATTGCGCCTTGGCGCCAAGATAAGCATAGATGGTAGAACAGCTTTAATTCAAGGTGTAGAGAAGCTTAAAGGTGCACCTGTGGAGGTTACTGATTTGAGGGCTGGCGCTGCTCTTGTTCTTGCTGGTTTGGTAGCGGAAGGAACTACAGAGGTATTAGATGTGGGAGAACACATTGATAGAGGTTATGTGGCTTTAGAAGATAAGTTATCAAATTTGGGTGCTAAGATCAAAAGGGTTTACTATGAAGAAGCTAATTAA